Within the Acidimicrobiales bacterium genome, the region GCAACAGCGACCGCATGACGGGGAACAGGAGTGCCCCGATCGACGTGCTGGCGACGCCGAGCACGTAGATCGCCCAGATCTGGGGGTGGGACAGCGCGGCGTTGAGCGCCAGTAACCCGGACGTCGCCATCGCCGAGACGCCGAGGACAAGCAGCAGCGTGCGCTTGTCGATGGCGTCGGCGAGCGCACCGCCGAGCAGACCGCACACCAGCATCGGTCCGAGCTGCGCCAACCCGAGCAGTCCCACGTCGACCGACGAATTGGTGGCGTGGAACACCTGGTAGGGCAGCGCCGCCATCGTGATCATGCCGCCGAGATACGAGATGGCTTGGCCGATGAACAGGAGCCGGAAGTCGCGCGACACGCGCAGCGGTCCGGTGTCGATGAGTAGGCCCGGCATCGGACCGCCGAACCTACGCCCCGAGGGAGCGCAGCGCTCGATCAATTCCGGCCACGTAGCCGCCGCCGAATTTGACGGCGTGGATGGCCAGCGGCGCCAGCTGATGCAGCGCCACGCGCGCCTTCCACCCCTCTGCGAGCGGGAGCGCGTCGTTGTAGGCGTCGAAGGCGGCGTCGGCGAAACCGCCGAAGAGGCGCATCATCGCGAGGTCGAACTCGCGGTGACCGCCGAAGCACGCCGGGTCGATCAGCCACGACCTGCCGGCGGTGTCGACCAAGCGGTTGCCGGCCCACAGGTCACCGTGCAGGCGCGCCGGTGGTTCCGCGGGCCCGGCGAGTTCGGGCATGCGCATCGCGACGGCGTCGAGACGGGTCGCCAGCGCAGCGTCGAGGTGGGTGGTGGCGCGCACGATGCGCGCGATTGGCGCGAGCCGTTGCGTGGCGTAGAACTCGGCCCAGGACCCGCACGGTTCGTTTGGCAGCGCGCGGCTACCCGTGGTGCGCCGGTCCTCACGTCCGAAGCACGTTGCCCCGGCGCGATGGAGCGCCGCGAGTTGGTGCCCGAACGCGTAGTCGTCCGGACGCCGGGTGCGCTCCTCGATCCACTCGAGCACGAGCATCGGCGGCGAGGCGTCGGTGCCGCCGTCGTCGACGGCGAGCACGGCGGGGACGGGCAGCGCGTCGGCCTCGCGTAACCAGCGCAGACCGGCGGCCTCGGTCGTGAAGAAACCCGGCGGTGGGGCCCGGTGCGTCTTGGCGAACACAACGGTGCCGTCGGCCAACGTCACGCGGTAGCTGTCGGCGACGTCGCCGCCGCGCAGCGAGACCATCTCGACCACCTCGGCGTCGAGCGCGGCGCCGATGGCGTCAGCGAGCACGCCGTAGTTCTAGATCACCGAAGGCTCAACGTTTGCTCCACAACTGCCACGGTGTTCAAGTCGAGCATGAACTTGGTCGATGGAGCACCGATGGCGTTGACATTCGCCGAGGGTGCTGACCGTCTCGCCGCTGATCGCCTGATCATCGCGGTGCGGGCGCTCGCGTCGGCGCGTCGCATGGACGACATCGTCGAGGTTGTGCGCCATGCCGCGCGCGAACTGGTGGACGCCGACGGCGCCACGTTCGTGTTGCGCGACGAAGGCTGCTGCTTTTACGTCGACGAGGACGCGATCGCGCCGCTGTGGCGCGGTCAACGATTCCCGCTCGAAGCCTGCATCAGCGGCTGGTCGATGCTGCACGCGCAGCAGGTCGTCATCCCCGACATCTACCTCGACGATCGCATCCCGCATGACGCGTACCGGCCGACCTTCGTCCGCAGCCTGGTGATGACTCCGGTCCGTGCCGAAGAGTCGGTGGCCGCCATCGGTACGTACTGGGCCGACAACCACGTCGCTACGGAGAGCGAACTCGACGTACTCCAGGCGCTCGCTGATTCGACGGCGGTCGCCATCGAAAGCGTGCGGGTGCTCACCTCGCTCGAGCAGCGCGTGCAGGAGCGCACGGCGGAGTTGGCCGCGGCGAATCGCGATCTCAAGGCGTTCGCGCACCTCGCGGCGCACGATCTGCGCAACCCGCTGCTCACCGCTGGCGCCTACGTCGAGCTGGCGCTACGCACCGACGGCGACAACCTGACCGAAGAGGGCATCGAAGCGCTCGAAGAGGCGCAAGCCGCGCATCAGCGCATGACGGAACTCGTGAGCGCCATCCTCGAATACAGCACGGTCGCCCAAGCCGACATGCATCGCGAGCGAGTGGATCTCGACACGGTCGTCGCCCGTGCCTGCGCCGACCTCGACGCCCTGATCAAGCAGCGCCACGCGGTGGTGACGGTGCGGTCCCCGCTACCCAGCACGTTCGGCAACGAACCGCTGCTCGAGCGCGCTGTGCAGAACGTCATCGCCAACGCGATCAACTACGGCGACCCGGTCGCCCCCCACGTGATCGTCGAAGGTGCATGCCACGACGACGGCTGGGTGACCCTGGCGATTTCGGATAACGGTGCGGGCGTCTCCGCGGCCGAACGCGACACCATCTTCGCCATGTTCACGCGGGGCAAGTCCGGGCGGGATGGAGCCGACGGGTTCGGCCTCGGCTTGGCGCTGGTCGACCGCGTGATGGAGAAGCACCGCGGTGCTGTCACCGTTGGAGAGGGCCCCGAAGGCGGGGCGCAGTTCACGCTCAGCTTGCCGCCTCCGCCCGCGTAGCTCCGGCGCTGACCCGGCAGACGCGCGAAAGTCGCGGCGTGCCCGTTCCAGTGCCGCCCGACGACGCAGCGGTCCACGGCCTGCCGACGACCGAGGAGGCGCAAGCCCTTGCCGACGGCGTCGCGTCCGCCGCGGCTCCGCCCAGCGGGCTCACGCACCTCCAGCGCGTCCTGATCGAGGCGTTGTTCAAGGAGATGACGAGCCGCGTCGTCGACGTGAGCACACCGCGGCCGACCACACCCGCGGAGTTCGCGCGGCTGCTCGCGCACCGAAACCTCGCCACCCGCGAACGCATGGTGCAGGTGATCCTGCTGACGGCGCTCGTGTTGCGCCC harbors:
- a CDS encoding fructosamine kinase family protein, which translates into the protein MLADAIGAALDAEVVEMVSLRGGDVADSYRVTLADGTVVFAKTHRAPPPGFFTTEAAGLRWLREADALPVPAVLAVDDGGTDASPPMLVLEWIEERTRRPDDYAFGHQLAALHRAGATCFGREDRRTTGSRALPNEPCGSWAEFYATQRLAPIARIVRATTHLDAALATRLDAVAMRMPELAGPAEPPARLHGDLWAGNRLVDTAGRSWLIDPACFGGHREFDLAMMRLFGGFADAAFDAYNDALPLAEGWKARVALHQLAPLAIHAVKFGGGYVAGIDRALRSLGA
- a CDS encoding GAF domain-containing sensor histidine kinase — encoded protein: MALTFAEGADRLAADRLIIAVRALASARRMDDIVEVVRHAARELVDADGATFVLRDEGCCFYVDEDAIAPLWRGQRFPLEACISGWSMLHAQQVVIPDIYLDDRIPHDAYRPTFVRSLVMTPVRAEESVAAIGTYWADNHVATESELDVLQALADSTAVAIESVRVLTSLEQRVQERTAELAAANRDLKAFAHLAAHDLRNPLLTAGAYVELALRTDGDNLTEEGIEALEEAQAAHQRMTELVSAILEYSTVAQADMHRERVDLDTVVARACADLDALIKQRHAVVTVRSPLPSTFGNEPLLERAVQNVIANAINYGDPVAPHVIVEGACHDDGWVTLAISDNGAGVSAAERDTIFAMFTRGKSGRDGADGFGLGLALVDRVMEKHRGAVTVGEGPEGGAQFTLSLPPPPA